From Chryseobacterium joostei, the proteins below share one genomic window:
- a CDS encoding response regulator, which translates to MNKEFLNVIVTDNDENTLIFFKNIFKELKISIKTQCFCNGKDLMEYLNNNDAVVPEIVFMKYNIPEKNSLECMDEIKKQEKFSNMVTTVYYDQISENEIEDIFVKGTNICMKKPSDFESLKKVLTDVITINWQYHTSGLNKENFILKV; encoded by the coding sequence ATGAATAAAGAATTTCTGAACGTAATAGTAACAGATAACGATGAAAACACCTTAATTTTTTTTAAAAACATATTTAAAGAGCTTAAAATCTCAATAAAAACTCAATGTTTTTGTAATGGAAAAGACTTGATGGAGTATCTCAATAACAATGATGCGGTTGTCCCTGAAATAGTTTTTATGAAATACAATATTCCCGAAAAGAATAGTCTGGAATGTATGGATGAAATAAAGAAGCAGGAGAAATTCAGTAATATGGTGACAACAGTTTATTATGATCAAATTAGTGAAAATGAAATAGAAGATATTTTCGTAAAAGGAACTAATATTTGTATGAAGAAACCGTCCGATTTTGAAAGTCTGAAAAAGGTGCTTACAGATGTTATTACGATCAATTGGCAGTATCATACTTCAGGGTTGAATAAAGAAAATTTTATTCTTAAAGTATGA